The genomic DNA GGTTTAAGTAGAGGAAGAGTTATTTTAAAGAAAATATCTTTAGAAGATGCTCCATCAATTTTTGCAGCCTCATAAATCTCTTCTGGAATTGTTTCCAAGCCTGCAGAGTATATTATCATACTAAATCCAGTCCAAAGCCAAATAGATCCAAAAATGAGAGATAAAAGAGAAGTTTCTGGGTATGCTGTCCACGTTTTTGGAGTTATCCCTACAACTCTTAAAAAGGTATTTAATATACCTACGTCCTTATCAAACATAAATCTTAAAAGAACTCCTCCAATAACCATTGGAGTTATCATCCCTAAGAATATGGCGGATTTAAATATGAAATTATATTTCAAATCTCTGAACAAAACAGCAAGAAAAAGACCTAAAAGAGTAGTTAGAGGAAGATGTATCAAAATCCATAGTAAATTATGGAGAAGGGCTCCCAGGGGGAATCCCCTGGTGAACCCCTCTAAATCTATTATCTCTTTACGACTTAAAACCTCAACATAGTTCTTCAAAAAGACAAAACTACCATCCTTTGATACAAAACTTAGTCCAATAGTTCTAAAAACTGGATATAAAACAAAGGCTATGATAAGTATCAAAGCTGGTATAAAAAATATACTTTGAAGAACTCTTTCTTTAAGTCGTAACATTTTCTAACCCCTACTTCTTTGGTGCTTTCTCATCTAAAGTTTTTAATACATCATCTACTCTTTCAGGTCTTACCCAGAGAAGTTTTAACTGATCCCAAAAAGTAGCCTGAAATTCTCCACCAATACTATCATCTAAGTCAGGAAGTGCAGTTTTTCCTTTCATTAAATTAGCTACTTCTCTATCTACAGGTGGGTAGGAAGACAAAGGCACATGAATATTTGTAGCAATATGTCCACCCTGTCTTACTTGAATCTCTTGACCTTTTGTCACTAAGAATTGTGCTAATTTCTTTGCTTCCTCTGGATATTTAGTATACGCTGGAACAAATAAATAATCTGCTCCAAAAACTATTCCTCTTGCTCCAGGAAGAGAGAATACTCCTAAATCAGATGGATCTTTAACCATTCCAGTAATCCAACTTCCCATAAAGTATAATCCATAATCTCCATTCCACCACATCTGAAGAGCCATAGTCCATTCAGTAGGCTCTCCAAAATATCCAGCCTTAAGTAGAGGAACTAACCTATTTTCAAATATTGCTCTTACTTTAGGATCTGTCCATCTAACTTTTCCTGCAATCAAATCTAAGTTTAGTTGTGGTCCACCAAAAGTTGCTAAGAAATGCTCAGTTACATCAGAAAGTGGCCAACCAACACCATCCCCACTGGCTATTGGAGCTTTAATTCCTGGAATTTGCTTTATCTTTTTCAATAAAGAAACAAAACTTGTCCAGCTATTAGGAACTGTAAGATTGTTTTTTTGGAAGAAGGATTTTCTATACCAAAATCCTGGTTTTACTTTTCCTGTATATACTCCACCATAAATTTTATTTCCAATTTTTACTGCATCCAAGGAGCCTTTTACAAAATCTTTCTCATTTATTAATCCTGTAAGCTCAAGAACATGTCCTTCTTTTGCCTTCTCTTTGATAAACCATGCCCACATGAAAATTACATCACCAGGAGTAGTCTTTGCTGAAAATTGTGCTGGAAGAAGGGTTGCAAGATCTTCCGCTCTATAAATCTTATATTCTACTTTTATTCCTGTTTCCTGCTCAAAGGCTTTAAGGACAGGCATAAATCCTTCCATTTCAGCGCCTGCCCATCCACTGATTACTGTTAATGTTTTTTGCTGAGCGGATGTTAAAGAGGAAAGAACAAGCAAGGAAATTAAAAGAATTGATACTAAAATACCTTTTCTCATCTTTAAACCCCCTTAAAAATATACTTTTTGGAAACTATTCCTACGAAGAAATTTTTTATTAAACTACCTTCTCACCCCTTTTCTTTTTTATTTATATTGAACCGTTTCCAAAAAATTATATTATTATATTATACCGGTGTCAAGAGTAAATTAGTTTTTGTATGTTGATAAGATATGTTTAAAATATTAAAATCTGTTATCCTAAAAAATTATAAAAGAAAGGAATGTTGGAAATGTCTTGGTGGAAGTCTGCAGTTTTTTATCAAATATATCCAAGAAGCTTTTTTGATAGTAATGATGACGGGATAGGAGATTTAAAGGGAATAACTAAAAAATTGGACTATTTAAAATGGCTTGGAATAGATGCTATTTGGATATCGCCCTTTTTTAAATCTCCTATGTTAGATGGAGGTTATGATATATCGGATTATTATGATGTGGATCCTATATTTGGAACCATGAAGGACTTTGATGAGCTCTTAGAAGAGGCTCATAAAAGAAATATAAAGGTTATTATTGATCAGGTCTTTAACCATACTTCAGATCAGCATCCATGGTTCCAAGAGTCAAAAAAGGATAGAACAAATCCTAAAGCGGATTGGTATATTTGGATGGATCCAAAGCCAGATGGCTCACCCCCAAATAACTGGATATCCTTTTTCTCTGGAAGCAAGCCTCAAAGTGCTTGGGAGTGGTGTGAAGAAAGAAAACAATACTATCTTCATTTATTTGCTAAGGAACAGCCTGACCTAAATTGGAGGAATGAAGAAGTTAAAAAGGCCATATTTGATGTTATGAGGTTTTGGCTTGACAAGGGAGTAGATGGCTTTAGATTTGATGTGGTAAGTTCCTTTTTTAAAGATCCAAAATTTAGAGATATCGTAAAAAGGAAAAAAGTCATTGCCCCTGGAGAAATAACTCCAATAAAAGAATATCATATCTTCCCTTTTGTAGGAAGACCTGAAACCTTTTTATTGATAGAGGAAATAAGAGATTTATTAGATTCCTATGAGCCTGAAAGAATTGGCATTGGTGAAGTTTCCTCCTATAGTGGACTATTTTTCTACCTTTTGTTTACCCTTCCTGGAAGATTACATCTTGCTTTTAACTTTGATTTTTTACATAATCTCACCTTTGATGCCCATGTGATTTATAATCTAATTAAAAATCAGGAGGATCTATTTGAAAACTTATCTTGGCCTTGTTATGTTTTGGGAAACCATGATGTTTATAGATATATATCCCGCTTAAGATATCTTTTGAGGGAAGAAGGAAAAGAAATAGAACTTCCAAGAGATCTTGTATCTAAACTAATGGCTACTTTACTTCTTACTTTAAGAGGAACTCCCTTTATTTATTATGGTGAAGAAATAGGAATGGAAAATACACCTATTCCTTATGAAAAAATAGAGGACCCAATGGGAAAGGCATTATGGCCTGAGAAAGAAGGAAGAGATACAGCAAGAACCCCCATGCAATGGGATGATTCAAAATATGCTGGATTTTCTAATGTGGAGCCTTGGTTACCAGTAAACGAAAATAAAACTTATGTAAATGTAGAGAAAGAAAAGAAAGATAAAAATTCTATCCTGAATTATTACAGAAATTTAATTTATAAAAGAAGAGAATCTTTAGCATTAAAACTCGGAGATCTTGAATTTGTAATTCCTGGAATAAACGATATATTAGCCTATATGAGGGTTCATGAAGAGGAAAGGAAATTAATAATATTAAATTTCAGTGATAAAGAAAAGAAAATATCTATTGATTATAAAGGTAAAATATTTATTGGAACCCATAGGGAAGAAGGAGAAAAAATAGATGGAGAGATTAATCTTCTTCCCTTTGAAGGTTTGGTAATAGAGGTTTGAAAAATAAGGGACGGCTTATAAGCCGTCCCTTAAAAATTATTTAAATAATCTTCCAATTAAGCTTATTAAAATTCCAAGCCATTGGAAGTCTGAATCTCCAAAAGTTGTATTCTCAAAACCAAGATTTCCAAGGGCTGGTAATAATAGTGCTGCACCAAAACTAATTATAATACCATTAACAAAAGATCCTAATATCGCCCCTTTCTTTCCACCTGTTGCATTACCTAAAACTCCTGCTGTACCTCCTACAAAGAAATGTGGTACCAATCCAGGAATTATAACTGGAAGTCCTAAAAGTGGCATTATCAACATAGAAACTATGCCACCCAAAAAGCTAAAAATAAACCCTATTATTACTGCATTTGGAGCATATGGGAAGGTAACAGGACAATCTAAAGCTGGTTTTGCCTCAGGGACAATTTTATCAGAGATACCTTTAAATGCGGGAACTATTTCTGCTACGATCATTCTAACTCCATAAATTACAACTCCAACACCAGCAGCAAAAGTAAGAGCTTGTACTATAGCAAAAACAATGAAATTTTGTCCTCCACTAAGTTTACTTTCAACATAACTGCCCCCTACTGCAAAGCTTGCAATAAGGAAAACTATAATCATAACTAAACCTGTTGCTACTAAAGACTCTCTTAAGAATCCTAAGCTTTTTGGAAATGACAGTTTTTCTGTACTATCTTCAGGATTTCCTACAAGTTTGCCAATTGTTCCAGATACAAAGTATCCTAAGGTACCAAAATGCCCTAAAGCAATATCATCAGAGCCTGTAACCTTTCTCATGTATGGGTGTATCCATGCAGGCATGAGTACTTGCATTAAACCAAGAATTATTGAGCCAACTATAATAAGCCAAACTCCACTCAGTCCTACAGTACCTAAAGTGGCAGAGATAAGACATGCCATGTAGAAACTATGGTGTCCAGTCAACCATATAAATTTAAAAGGTGTAATACGAGCAAGAAGAATATTCACGAGAAAACCAAATACCATAATTAAGGCAGTTTCTCTTCCTAAAGTCTTTTGAGCAATTGCTACTATTGCTTCATTATTAGGAACTACTCCTTTAATTCCAAATCCAACCTCTAACATAGGACCTAATGCATTTAGAGAACCAATTAAGGTTACTGCTCCAGCCACCAAAATAAGAAATCCCAGCACACTTTTAATACTTCCACTTATCACTTCAGAAAATGTCTTTTTCTGTACTACTAATCCCACAAAAGCAACAATTCCTACTAAAATTGCCGGCACGCTTAAAATATCTTGGAGAAACTTAAGAAAACCCATGAAGATACCTCCTTTCAATTAACTTTATAAATTTAAAACTTTTTTGAGACCATTCACAAACTCTTCAACATTTACAAAATTCTTTACCGTTACAATCTTTGATTTTATGTCCCCCAATTGTTGAGCTAATTCCTCAGAAGTTATTATTATGTCAGCATCAGAACCAGCTCCTTTTGCTGTCACTATATCAGCTGTAACAACCTCAGCATTCAATCCTAACTCCTTTACAGCTTTTTCTACCGTCATTTTTAAAATTAAAGAACTACCAAGACCCATTCCACACACTGCTAATATCTTCAATCTTTTTGTCTCCATCTTAATTCACCCCATTAAATTGTTTTATAATTTCAAAAATTTCTCTTTCTTCTTTAGCTTGAATAATTTTTTTCACTAAATCATCATTTGACAAAATTTCTGAAAGCTCTTTTAAAGCCTCCAAATGCTGTTCATTATCTATAGCTGCAAAACCAATAACAAGCTTTACCGGATCATTTTGAGGATTTCCAAAGTTAATAGGTTCTTCTAAGGTTATAAGAGCAAAACACGGACTTATAACACCATCTTCGGGTCTTGCATGAGGAAACGCTACTCCTGGCACAATCACAATATAAGGTCCTAAACTTTCAGCCACCTTTATCATTGCATCTATATATCTTTCCTCTACACATTGGGTCTTCACCATCAATTCTCCCACATTTCTAATAGCATCTTTCCAATCTTTAGCTTTCACATTCACTCTTATCCTTTCTAAGGTGAGCAAATCTAAAAGCCTCATAGTTTCCTCCCCAGAGTTTCTTAATTTAAAATTAAAATAAAACTTGTTATAATTCAATCAAATTAAAAATATTATTTAGCAAGTTAATTCTTTCAAAACTTTACTAATTATATATTCTCCAAAATTCTTTCATAATTTTTTTCTAAAATCTCTTCTAATTCCTCTTCTTTCAATTTATCAAAAGAAATATCAATCTTAGAGACTTTAGAACTTAATAACTTAATCATTGGTACTTTTAAAGGAGCAACACTAACCTCATCTATATCCAAAGAGTAAAGGAGAGGAAAAGCCTTTAGGTCTCCTCCTAATTCTCCACAAATACCTATCCATTTCCCAAATTTATGAGCAGAATCTATGGCTTCTTTAATTAATTTCCAAAAAGAAGGATGATAAGGTTTATAAAGATAGGAAACTTTTTCATTTGTTCTATCAGTAGCAAAAGTATATTGCAATAAGTCATTCGTCCCAAGACTAAAAAAGTCCACTAAAGGAGCTAAATTATGAATGTTCAATATTGATATAGGTGTTTCAAGCATGATCCCTATAGGAGGTACATCATATTCTTTTCCTTCACTTTTTAGTTCTTCCTGAGCTTCTTCTATTATTTTTTTCGCTTTAACAATTTCTTCAGAAAAATTAACCATAGGAAACATTAAATGAATATTATTACCTTTTTTTGCTCTTAATATTGCCTTTATTTGGGTTTTGAAAAGCTCCTTTTCATGTAAAGACCATCTTAATCCCCTAAGTCCTAAAAAGGGATTTTCTTCCTTCTCAAACTTAATATAAGGAAGAAACTTATCCCCACCTATATCTAAGGTCCTAATAATTACTGGATATTCTGAAAATAGATCTCCAACTTTTTTATAAACTTCATATTGTTCTTCTTCTGATGGAGGATTATTTCTTGATAAAAACAAAAATTCTGTTCTAAAAAGTCCAATCCCCATGGCTCCTTGTTCCAAAGCCAAATATGCATCTTCCAAACTTCCAATATTACTTGCTATTATCAAACTTTTATTATTCATCTTCTTTGGGATGTAATTTTTAAAAAGTTTTGACTCTTCCTGAATTTTCCTAACTTTTTCATATAACTTTTTGTATCTATCAACCTCTAATGGGGTCGGATCTAATATAAGGATACCTTTTTCTCCATCTATGATTCCCAAACTTTTTTCTTTTATTTCTGATATATCAATCCCAATAACAAGAGGTAAATTGAAATTTCTAGCAATTATGGAAAGATGAGAAAGTACTCCACCTTTACTGCTAACAATACCTAAAAGATTTTCCTTCGGAAGATTAATTAATTGCCATGGAGTTAACTCTTGAGAAACTAAGATGGAAGGTTCATTTAAATTTGGATAACTTTCATCCCTAAGAACTCTAAATATCTCCTGCTTGAGAGCTTCTATGTCTTGAGCTCTTGCTTGAAAATAACTATCCAAACTCAGGAATTCTTTTTTGAATTTTTCAATGGTTTCTTCTAAAGACCTTTTAAAATCTAAACCATCTTCTATTTTTTCATATAAATATTCCTGGAAGTATGGGTCATCCAATAAAAGAAGATAAAAAGAGACTAATTCCTTCTCAATTTCACTTAAATTATTTATCTTACTCTCTAAGTCCTTTTTCAATATTTCTTTTGCTTTATTCCATAGGGATTTCGCCTCTAATCCTTTATAAGAAAAATCCTCTTCTTTAACTCTCCAAACAAAAATTTTACCTATACCAATTCCAGAAGATGCAGGAATTCCTTTTAGCACCCTCATTTTTCTATACCCCTTTCTACTGAATAGAACAATTTAGTGATGTAATTCCTATTCGCCTTACTTAATCTCTTAAAAGACAAAGAAGATAGGATTTCTTGAGAAAGCCATATAGTCTTGAAAGGATCAAAAAGATGAAGATATAAATAGAAGGACTTATTTTTTAAATTTTTAAATAGCAAA from Dictyoglomus sp. NZ13-RE01 includes the following:
- a CDS encoding ABC transporter permease; its protein translation is MLRLKERVLQSIFFIPALILIIAFVLYPVFRTIGLSFVSKDGSFVFLKNYVEVLSRKEIIDLEGFTRGFPLGALLHNLLWILIHLPLTTLLGLFLAVLFRDLKYNFIFKSAIFLGMITPMVIGGVLLRFMFDKDVGILNTFLRVVGITPKTWTAYPETSLLSLIFGSIWLWTGFSMIIYSAGLETIPEEIYEAAKIDGASSKDIFFKITLPLLKPITIVVVTMTLLWELKIFDIVYVATMGGPGGASNVLALQMYFYAFRQFDFNSAAVVSTFLMLLTLLVSIPMIINTQGEKK
- a CDS encoding ABC transporter substrate-binding protein, with product MRKGILVSILLISLLVLSSLTSAQQKTLTVISGWAGAEMEGFMPVLKAFEQETGIKVEYKIYRAEDLATLLPAQFSAKTTPGDVIFMWAWFIKEKAKEGHVLELTGLINEKDFVKGSLDAVKIGNKIYGGVYTGKVKPGFWYRKSFFQKNNLTVPNSWTSFVSLLKKIKQIPGIKAPIASGDGVGWPLSDVTEHFLATFGGPQLNLDLIAGKVRWTDPKVRAIFENRLVPLLKAGYFGEPTEWTMALQMWWNGDYGLYFMGSWITGMVKDPSDLGVFSLPGARGIVFGADYLFVPAYTKYPEEAKKLAQFLVTKGQEIQVRQGGHIATNIHVPLSSYPPVDREVANLMKGKTALPDLDDSIGGEFQATFWDQLKLLWVRPERVDDVLKTLDEKAPKK
- a CDS encoding alpha-amylase, with amino-acid sequence MSWWKSAVFYQIYPRSFFDSNDDGIGDLKGITKKLDYLKWLGIDAIWISPFFKSPMLDGGYDISDYYDVDPIFGTMKDFDELLEEAHKRNIKVIIDQVFNHTSDQHPWFQESKKDRTNPKADWYIWMDPKPDGSPPNNWISFFSGSKPQSAWEWCEERKQYYLHLFAKEQPDLNWRNEEVKKAIFDVMRFWLDKGVDGFRFDVVSSFFKDPKFRDIVKRKKVIAPGEITPIKEYHIFPFVGRPETFLLIEEIRDLLDSYEPERIGIGEVSSYSGLFFYLLFTLPGRLHLAFNFDFLHNLTFDAHVIYNLIKNQEDLFENLSWPCYVLGNHDVYRYISRLRYLLREEGKEIELPRDLVSKLMATLLLTLRGTPFIYYGEEIGMENTPIPYEKIEDPMGKALWPEKEGRDTARTPMQWDDSKYAGFSNVEPWLPVNENKTYVNVEKEKKDKNSILNYYRNLIYKRRESLALKLGDLEFVIPGINDILAYMRVHEEERKLIILNFSDKEKKISIDYKGKIFIGTHREEGEKIDGEINLLPFEGLVIEV
- a CDS encoding PTS ascorbate transporter subunit IIC; its protein translation is MGFLKFLQDILSVPAILVGIVAFVGLVVQKKTFSEVISGSIKSVLGFLILVAGAVTLIGSLNALGPMLEVGFGIKGVVPNNEAIVAIAQKTLGRETALIMVFGFLVNILLARITPFKFIWLTGHHSFYMACLISATLGTVGLSGVWLIIVGSIILGLMQVLMPAWIHPYMRKVTGSDDIALGHFGTLGYFVSGTIGKLVGNPEDSTEKLSFPKSLGFLRESLVATGLVMIIVFLIASFAVGGSYVESKLSGGQNFIVFAIVQALTFAAGVGVVIYGVRMIVAEIVPAFKGISDKIVPEAKPALDCPVTFPYAPNAVIIGFIFSFLGGIVSMLIMPLLGLPVIIPGLVPHFFVGGTAGVLGNATGGKKGAILGSFVNGIIISFGAALLLPALGNLGFENTTFGDSDFQWLGILISLIGRLFK
- a CDS encoding PTS ascorbate transporter subunit IIB; its protein translation is MKILAVCGMGLGSSLILKMTVEKAVKELGLNAEVVTADIVTAKGAGSDADIIITSEELAQQLGDIKSKIVTVKNFVNVEEFVNGLKKVLNL
- the ptsP gene encoding phosphoenolpyruvate--protein phosphotransferase — encoded protein: MRVLKGIPASSGIGIGKIFVWRVKEEDFSYKGLEAKSLWNKAKEILKKDLESKINNLSEIEKELVSFYLLLLDDPYFQEYLYEKIEDGLDFKRSLEETIEKFKKEFLSLDSYFQARAQDIEALKQEIFRVLRDESYPNLNEPSILVSQELTPWQLINLPKENLLGIVSSKGGVLSHLSIIARNFNLPLVIGIDISEIKEKSLGIIDGEKGILILDPTPLEVDRYKKLYEKVRKIQEESKLFKNYIPKKMNNKSLIIASNIGSLEDAYLALEQGAMGIGLFRTEFLFLSRNNPPSEEEQYEVYKKVGDLFSEYPVIIRTLDIGGDKFLPYIKFEKEENPFLGLRGLRWSLHEKELFKTQIKAILRAKKGNNIHLMFPMVNFSEEIVKAKKIIEEAQEELKSEGKEYDVPPIGIMLETPISILNIHNLAPLVDFFSLGTNDLLQYTFATDRTNEKVSYLYKPYHPSFWKLIKEAIDSAHKFGKWIGICGELGGDLKAFPLLYSLDIDEVSVAPLKVPMIKLLSSKVSKIDISFDKLKEEELEEILEKNYERILENI